One window from the genome of Pungitius pungitius chromosome 14, fPunPun2.1, whole genome shotgun sequence encodes:
- the mthfd1b gene encoding C-1-tetrahydrofolate synthase, cytoplasmic produces MSAQIISGKEVSAQVRERLKTDVEQMRLQDPNFRPGLVVLQVGDRDDSNLYISMKLKAAAEIGINATHMRLPESATEEEVLHSITEVNENSSIHGLIVQLPLDSIHKIDTEKVTNAVAPEKDVDGLTSINAGKLSRGDLGDCFIPCTPNGCMELIRQTGVSVAGKSAVVIGRSKIVGAPMHDLLLWNNATVTTCHSKTVDLPGEVSKADILVVGIGKAEMVKGEWIKKGAVVIDCGINHVPDETKPNGKRVVGDVDYASARERAGFITPVPGGVGPMTVAMLMANTVLSAKRFLESHRPGKWSISYTKLNLQMPVPSDIVISRSCVPKPIGRLAREVGLLSDEVELYGQTKAKVQLSIIKRLQAQPDGKYVVVTGITPTPLGEGKSTTTIGLVQALGAQMKLNVFACVRQPSQGPTFGIKGGAAGGGYSQVIPMEEFNLHLTGDIHAITAANNLVAAAVDARMFHESTQTDKALYNRLVPLIGGERKFSPVQINRLKKLGIEKTDPSTLTEEEVTRFARLDMEPSSVTWQRVLDTNDRFLRKITIGQSPTEKGHTREAQFDITVASEIMAVLALTSSLQDMRQRLARMVVATSRGGVPITTEDLGVSGALAVLMKDAIKPNLMQTLEGTPVFVHAGPFANIAHGNSSILADKIALKLVGPEGFVVTEAGFGADIGMEKFFNIKCRYSGLRPHVVVLVATVRALKMHGGGQTVTAGMPLPKEYIEENLELLEKGCSNMRKQIENAQHFGVPVVVAVNAFKTDTGAELDLVCRVAKDAGAFDAVRCSHWAEGGAGAVALGQAVQRASEAPSEFKFLYDLELPIADKIRIIAQKIYGADDIELLPEAQHKVELYTKQGFSKLPICMAKTHLSLSHEADKKGVPTGFILPIRDIRASVGSGFLFPLVGTMPTIPGLPTRPCFYDIDLDPETEQVNGLF; encoded by the exons ATGTCTGCCCAAATCATATCCGGGAAAGAAGTTTCAGC GCAGGTGAGGGAGCGTCTAAAGACGGACGTGGAGCAGATGAGGCTTCAGGACCCAAACTTCAGACCCGGTCTAGTGGTTTTACAG GTTGGAGACCGTGATGATTCAAATCTGTACATCAGCATGAAGTTGAAGGCCGCAGCGGAG ATTGGAATAAACGCCACACATATGAGACTTCCCGAGAGCGcaacggaggaggag GTTCTTCACAGCATCACAGAGGTGAACGAGAACTCGTCCATCCACGGCCTCATCGTGCAGCTGCCCTTGGACTCCATCCATAAGATCGACACGGAGAAGGTCACCAACGCCGTGGCGCCGGAGAAGGACGTAGACGG GCTGACCAGCATCAATGCAGGGAAGCTGTCTCGCGGGGACCTGGGCGACTGCTTCATCCCCTGCACGCCAAACGGCTGCATGGAGTTGATCAGACAGACCG GTGTGTCTGTGGCGGGGAAGAGCGCTGTGGTGATCGGCCGCAGCAAGATCGTGGGCGCGCCGATGCACGACCTGCTGCTGTGGAACAACGCCACCGTCACCACCTGCCACTCCAAGACCGTGGATCTCCCCGGAGAG GTGAGCAAGGCGGACATCCTGGTTGTCGGCATCGGGAAGGCGGAGATGGTGAAAGGAGAGTGGATCAAGAAGGGGGCAGTGGTCATCGACTGTGGCATCAACCACGTCCCAG ACGAGACCAAACCGAATGGCAAGCGGGTGGTGGGGGATGTCGACTACGCCTCAGCCAGGGAGCGGGCTGGCTTCATCACCCCGGTGCCCGGCGGCGTGGGACCCATGACGGTGGCCATGCTGATGGCG AACACGGTGCTGAGTGCGAAACGTTTCCTGGAGAGCCACCGCCCGGGGAAGTGGAGCATTTCCTACACCAAACTCAACCTCCAGATGCCCGTCCCGAG CGACATCGTGATTTCTCGCTCCTGCGTGCCGAAGCCCATCGGGCGCCTGGCCAGAGAGGTGGGCCTCCTGTCCGACGAGGTGGAGCTCTATGGCCAGACGAAGGCCAAGGTCCAGCTGAGCATCATCAAACGGCTGCAGGCCCAGCCAGACGGCAAATACGTGGTGGTCACTGG TATTACACCCACCCCCCTGGGTGAAGGAAAAAGCACCACCACCATCGGCCTGGTCCAGGCCCTCGGAGCCCAAATGAAGCTCAACGTGTTTGCTTGTGTCCGACAGCCTTCTCAGGGGCCCACCTTCGGCATTAAAg GCGGCGCTGCAGGAGGCGGATATTCTCAAGTCATTCCGATGGAGGAG TTCAACCTCCATCTCACCGGGGACATTCACGCCATCACGGCCGCCAACAACCTGGTGGCCGCCGCCGTCGATGCTCGCATGTTCCACGAGTCGACCCAAACCGACAAA GCTCTGTATAACCGCTTGGTGCCGCTCAtcggaggagagaggaagttcTCCCCCGTCCAGATCAACAGACTGAAA AAACTGGGCATCGAAAAGACGGACCCCTCCACACTGACGGAGGAAGAGGTCACCCGCTTTGCCCGCCTGGACATGGAACCGAGCTCCGTCACCTGGCAAAGAG TGTTGGATACCAACGATCGGTTCCTGAGGAAGATCACGATCGGCCAGTCGCCAACTGAAAAGGGCCACACCAGAGAG GCCCAGTTTGACATCACGGTGGCCAGTGAGATCATGGCGGTGCTCGCcctcaccagcagcctgcaggacATGCGTCAGCGTCTGGCCAGGATGGTGGTGGCCACCAGCCGCGGCGGCGTGCCCATCACCACCGAGGACCTG GGCGTGAGCGGCGCTCTGGCTGTGCTGATGAAAGACGCCATCAAGCCAAACCTGATGCAGACCTTGGAG GGAACGCCCGTGTTCGTCCACGCCGGCCCGTTCGCCAACATCGCCCACGGCAACTCCTCCATCCTGGCCGATAAAATCGCTTTGAAGCTGGTCGGACCCGAGGGCTTTGTGG TGACGGAGGCCGGCTTCGGCGCCGACATCGGCATGGAGAAGTTCTTCAACATCAAGTGCCGCTACTCGGGCCTGAGGCCCCacgtggtggtgctggtggccaCGGTTCGAGCCCTGAAGATGCACGGAGGAGGACAGACG GTCACCGCTGGGATGCCGCTGCCGAAAGAATACATCGAGGAG AACCttgagctgctggagaagggcTGCAGCAACATGAGGAAGCAGATCGAGAACGCGCAGCACTTCGGCGTGCCGGTGGTCGTGGCCGTTAACGCTTTCAA gacgGACACCGGGGCGGAGCTCGACCTGGTCTGCCGCGTGGCCAAGGACGCCGGGGCCTTCGACGCCGTGCGCTGCTCCCACTGGGCCGAGGGCGGAGCCGGCGCCGTGGCCCTGGGGCAGGCTGTGCAGAGGGCCTCCGAGGCCCCCAGCGAGTTCAAGTTCCTCTACGACCTGGAG CTCCCCATTGCTGATAAGATTCGAATAATCGCACAGAAGATTTACGGAGCCGATGACATTGAGCTTCTCCCCGAGGCTCAACACAAGGTGGAGCTCTACACCAAACAG gggttTAGCAAGCTGCCGATCTGCATGGCGAAGACTCACCTGTCGCTGTCCCACGAGGCGGACAAGAAGGGCGTGCCCACAGGGTTCATCCTGCCCATCAGAGACATCCGGGCCAGCGTGGGCTCCGGGTTCTTGTTCCCGCTGGTCGGCACG ATGCCCACGATCCCCGGGCTGCCCACCAGGCCCTGTTTCTACGACATCGACCTGGACCCTGAGACCGAACAGGTCAACGGACTCTTCTGA
- the c14h14orf28 gene encoding uncharacterized protein C14orf28 homolog: MESRFCVLSDTEDLRALISHSENNLHFERSKTLFEEIRASINNNEEEDRSFWRPVLPWGGVFTIKAGRKAISCTPLYVTINLKNTCTIDGFLVILYVILRDNQGFPRELAVFLGKHFVECFLRLMDSCDYTTVKMLWIWDRMSRRQYRSEIRKAALEIDLFGNEHDNFTENLEDLMATMQESLCTSCSCPARFREFIKTTIDISPPHEVPLRDPVQSAADEFSCPKLLHCSELGCDGLREISQRAFCHGPPPFVILNMQQWKSEELSYVPYHLALCQHRYLLEGATLFNKEEHHYSAAFQIDGCWMHYDGLRSDNLILLHKPPELLLLSSLVYVRAADK; encoded by the exons ATGGAGAGTAGATTCTGTGTTTTGAGCGACACCGAAGACCTCCGCGCGCTCATTTCGCACAGTGAGAACAATCTCCACTTCGAAAG GTCTAAGACTCTGTTCGAAGAGATCCGTGCCTCCATCAACAACAACGAGGAAGAGGACCGCTCCTTCTGGAGGCCCGTGCTGCCTTGGGGGGGCGTGTTCACCATCAAGGCGGGTCGGAAGGCCATCTCGTGCACTCCGCTGTACGTCACGATCAACCTAAAAAACACGTGCACCATCGACGGCTTCTTGGTGATCCTGTACGTGATCCTGCGGGACAACCAGGGCTTCCCCCGGGAGCTGGCCGTCTTCCTGGGGAAGCACTTCGTGGAGTGCTTCCTCCGCCTGATGGACTCCTGCGACTACACCACCGTGAAGATGCTCTGGATCTGGGACCGGATGTCCAGGAGACAGTACCGCTCCGAGATACGCAAGGCGGCGCTGGAGATCGACCTGTTCGGTAACGAGCACGACAATTTCACGGAGAACCTGGAGGACCTCATGGCCACCATGCAGGAGAGCCTGTgcaccagctgcagctgccCGGCCCGCTTCCGGGAGTTCATCAAGACCACCATCGACATCAG CCCGCCTCATGAGGTGCCCCTCAGAGACCCCGTCCAGTCGGCCGCGGACGAGTTCTCCTGCCCCAAACTGCTACACTGCTCCGAGCTGGG GTGTGATGGTCTCAGGGAGATCTCCCAGAGGGCCTTCTGCCACGGACCCCCGCCCTTCGTCATCCTCAACATGCAGCAGTGGAAGTCCGAGGAGCTGTCCTACGTCCCTTACCACCTGGCTCTCTGCCAGCACAG GTACCTACTAGAGGGAGCCACACTCTTCAACAAGGAGGAGCACCACTACTCGGCCGCCTTCCAGATCGACGGCTGCTGGATGCACTACGACGGCCTGAGGAGCGACAATCTGATCCTGTTACACAAGCCgccggagctgctgctgctgtcctcgcTGGTCTACGTCCGCGCCGCCGACAAGTGA
- the LOC119227838 gene encoding kelch-like protein 28 codes for MDQQDQSYMFASLKRPHSEQLLQGLQLLRQDHELCDIVLRVGDAKIHAHKVVLASISPYFKAMFTGNLSEKETSEVEFQCIEETALQAIVEYAYTGTVFISQETVESLLPAADLLQVKLVLKECCSFLESQLDAGNCIGISRFAETYGCHDLCLAATKFICENFEEVCLTEEFFELTRAELDEIVSNDCLKVVTEETVFYALESWIKYDVTERQQHLAQLLHCVRLPLLSVKFLTRLYEANHLIRDDHACKHLLNEALKYHFMPEHRLSYQTVLSARPRCAPKVLLAVGGKAGLFATLESIEMYFPRTDSWIGLAPLSVPRYEFGVAVLDHKVYVVGGIATHMRQGISYRRHESTVESWDPESNTWSSVERMAECRSTLGVVVLAGELYALGGYDGQYYLQSVEKYVPKLKEWQPVAPMTKSRSCFATAVLDGMVYAIGGYGPAHMNSVERYDPSKDAWEMVASMADKRINFGVGVMLGFIFVVGGHNGVSHLSSIERYDPHQNQWTACRPMNEPRTGVGSAIVDNYLYVVGGHSGSSYLNTVQRYDPISDSWLDSSGMMYCRCNFGLTAL; via the exons atggaccagcaggaccagtcCTATATGTTTGCCAGTCTGAAGCGGCCTCACTCGGAGCAGTTGCTGCAAGGCCTCCAGCTCTTGCGGCAGGATCACGAACTATGTGACATTGTCCTGCGTGTGGGTGATGCCAAGATCCATGCTCACAAAGTAGTGCTGGCCAGCATCAGCCCATACTTCAAGGCCATGTTCACGGGTAACCTGTCGGAAAAGGAGACCTCCGAAGTGGAATTCCAGTGCATCGAAGAGACGGCCCTGCAG GCCATTGTTGAATATGCCTACACTGGTACAGTGTTTATCTCCCAGGAGACGGTGGAATCACTGCTGCCGGCCGCCGACTTACTCCAGGTGAAGCTCGTCCTTAAGGAGTGCTGTTCCTTCCTAGAGAGCCAGCTCGACGCTGGAAACTGTATAGGCATCTCCCGCTTTGCAGAGACGTACGGCTGTCATGACCTGTGCTTAGCCGCCACCAAGTTCATCTGTGAGAACTTTGAGGAAGTTTGTCTCACGGAGGAGTTTTTCGAACTGACGAGGGCAGAGTTGGATGAAATTGTGTCCAATGACTGTCTCAAGGTGGTCACAGAGGAGACTGTGTTTTATGCCCTGGAATCTTGGATCAAATATGATGTGACTGAGAGACAGCAGCATCTGGCTCAGCTGCTGCACTGTGTCCGCCTTCCGCTACTCAGCGTCAAATTTCTCACTCGCCTATATGAAGCCAACCACCTTATACGAGATGACCACGCATGTAAGCACCTGCTCAACGAGGCCCTCAAATATCATTTCATGCCTGAGCACAGGCTCTCCTATCAGACTGTGTTGTCAGCACGGCCACGGTGTGCCCCGAAGGTGCTGCTCGCGGTAGGAGGCAAGGCTGGGCTGTTTGCAACACTAGAAAG CATAGAAATGTATTTCCCAAGGACAGATTCCTGGATAGGACTGGCGCCTCTCAGTGTACCCCGGTATGAATTTGGAGTGGCAGTGCTGGACCACAAGGTGTATGTGGTGGGAGGCATCGCCACACACATGAGACAAGGCATCAGCTATCGGAGGCACGAGAGCACAGTGGAGAGCTGGGACCCCGAAAGCAACACCTGGTCCTCGGTGGAGCGCATGGCCGAGTGCCGCAGCACGCTCGGCGTTGTGGTCCTGGCGGGCGAGCTGTACGCCCTGGGGGGCTACGACGGCCAGTATTACCTCCAGTCGGTGGAGAAATATGTCCCGAAGTTGAAGGAGTGGCAGCCCGTGGCCCCCATGACCAAGTCCCGCAGCTGCTTTGCCACGGCGGTGCTGGATGGAATGGTGTACGCTATCGGAGGCTATGGACCCGCCCACATGAACAG CGTGGAGCGGTACGACCCCAGCAAGGACGCCTGGGAAATGGTGGCCTCCATGGCCGATAAAAGGATCAACTTTGGAGTAGGCGTCATGCTCGGCTTCATATTTGTGGTGGGTGGACACAACGGCGTGTCCCACCTGTCGAGCATTGAGAGGTACGATCCACATCAGAACCAGTGGACAGCCTGCCGGCCAATGAATGAACCTCGCACTG GCGTGGGCTCTGCCATCGTTGACAACTACCTCTATGTGGTGGGAGGTCACTCCGGGTCGTCCTACCTGAACACCGTCCAGCGCTACGACCCCATCTCAGACAGCTGGTTGGACTCGAGCGGCATGATGTACTGCCGTTGCAACTTTGGTCTGACCGCCCTTTGA